In Scatophagus argus isolate fScaArg1 chromosome 14, fScaArg1.pri, whole genome shotgun sequence, the following proteins share a genomic window:
- the LOC124071178 gene encoding uncharacterized protein LOC124071178, translating to MASSVMDGVGRAVVGVWRAHTVLDESDGAESSPEAPDRFRKLRSSSSLNSLRMSLRKRLPLRSVQTNSLPENPTCETMKEQPKSSTVRKLTRSARNSISGMYQRLQRTREFSREECLVETPGRTCDGEEAGAPSSRTPRRTPGQAATPRRTPKASATPGRTPGSRGRRTPEAGVRGVRTGGGRRQLVRMAALRSPFASPNTQNQRLKFDRDLESVSSGLRRLKHLSKAFDDVIGRDDRTNTREHCGGAVMRKLDPSGKLSRSNLTRRATHLSNTLGGWAHTAVNTFHKPN from the exons ATGGCGTCGTCAGTGATGGATGGAGTTGGTAGAGCTGTGGTCGGAGTCTGGCGTGCACATACAGTCCTAGATGAGTCTGATGGAGCTGAGAGCTCCCCAGAAGCCCCTGACCGTTTCCGCAAGCTTCGCTCCTCATCTTCACTTAACTCTCTGCGAATGTCACTGCGCAAGCGTCTCCCACTGCGTTCTGTCCAGACTAACTCCCTCCCGGAGAATCCCACTTGTGAAACCATGAAGGAGCAGCCAAAATCCAGCACAGTCCGTAAACTTACTCGCAGTGCTCGCAACTCCATCAGTGGGATGTATCAG aggctgcagaggaCCAGAGAGTTTTCACGTGAGGAGTGTTTAGTAGAGACCCCTGGTCGCACATGTGATGGGGAAGAAGCTGGTGCACCGAGTTCTCGCACCCCAAGACGTACGCCTGGCCAAGCTGCAACGCCCAGACGTACCCCTAAAGCTTCAGCCACACCGGGACGTACCCCAGGTTCTAGAGGACGGAGGACTCCTGAAGCTGGTGTTCGGGGGGTgagaacaggaggaggcaggaggcagCTGGTCCGCATGGCTGCTTTACGAAGTCCATTTGCTTCCCCCAACACGCAGAACCAGAGGCT AAAGTTTGACCGAGATTTGGAGTCGGTGTCCAGTGGACTCAGGAGGCTCAAACATCTATCCAAGGCCTTTGATGATGTAATCGGCAGAGATGATAG aaCCAATACAAGGGAACATTGTGGAGGAGCAGTGATGAGAAAGTTGGACCCCAGCGGTAAACTTAGTCGCTCAAACCTCACGCGTCGAGCCACGCACCTCTCAAACACACTGGGAGGTTGGGCCCACACGGCTGTGAATACTTTTCACAAACCCAACTGA